The proteins below are encoded in one region of Pseudomonadota bacterium:
- a CDS encoding LysR family transcriptional regulator, whose product MDWDKLRIFHAAAEAGSFTHAGDGLNMSQSAVSRQVSALEADLNVKLFHRHARGLVLTEQGELLYRTAHEVLQKLDSVRTRLSDSKNQPTGILRVTTTVGLGSTWLTARLQDFRELYPGIQLELILNDDELDLSMREADVAIRLRKPVQPDLVQRRLFTVHFHVYAAPDYIKRYGQPKSVADLDDHVILSYGYPAPPYLRNMNYLETAGRPEDEARRAQVRITNVYGLRKACLRGVGLAMLPDYIVEDDKGLVQIGLDGESLPHFDTYFVYPEEMRNSARVMVFRDFLLTNARRWQY is encoded by the coding sequence ATGGACTGGGACAAGCTGCGCATCTTCCATGCGGCGGCGGAAGCTGGCTCGTTTACACATGCTGGAGACGGCCTCAACATGAGCCAGTCTGCGGTCAGCCGGCAGGTGTCAGCGCTTGAGGCCGATCTTAACGTGAAGCTGTTTCACCGGCATGCGCGCGGACTGGTGCTTACCGAACAGGGAGAGCTTTTGTACCGAACGGCCCACGAGGTGCTGCAAAAGCTCGATTCCGTCCGTACCCGCTTATCGGATTCGAAAAACCAGCCGACTGGTATCTTGAGGGTAACCACCACGGTTGGTTTGGGCTCGACCTGGCTGACGGCGCGCCTGCAAGACTTTCGCGAACTGTATCCCGGCATTCAGCTCGAATTGATCTTGAACGACGACGAGTTGGACCTGTCGATGCGCGAAGCCGATGTCGCCATCCGCCTGCGGAAGCCGGTTCAGCCGGATCTCGTGCAACGGCGACTGTTCACAGTACACTTCCATGTCTATGCAGCGCCGGACTACATCAAACGCTACGGTCAGCCGAAATCCGTCGCTGACCTCGATGATCATGTGATCCTCAGCTACGGCTATCCGGCACCGCCCTACCTGCGCAACATGAACTACCTTGAGACCGCTGGTCGGCCCGAAGACGAAGCAAGGCGCGCGCAGGTCCGCATCACCAACGTCTACGGTCTTCGCAAGGCATGCCTTCGCGGAGTGGGATTGGCGATGCTGCCCGATTACATCGTCGAAGACGACAAGGGCCTCGTGCAGATAGGCCTCGATGGGGAAAGCTTACCCCATTTCGACACCTATTTCGTCTATCCCGAAGAGATGCGGAACTCGGCGCGGGTGATGGTTTTTCGCGATTTTCTGCTGACGAACGCGCGCCGCTGGCAATACTGA
- a CDS encoding cysteine synthase A, giving the protein MTIRADLASAIGNTPLIKLRAASDATGCTILGKAEFLNPGQSVKDRAALFIIRDAVESGALRPGGTIVEGTAGNTGIGLALVGASMGFKSVIVIPETQSQEKKDMLRLAGAQLVEVPAVPYKNPNNYVRYSQRLAEELAHSEPNGAVWANQFDNIANRRAHIEGTGPEIWAQTDGKVDGFICAVGTGGTMAGVGMALQPKGVGIGLADPHGSAIHSFYKTGDFKAEGGSITEGIGQGRETQNLKGFKPDYSYSIPDSEALPIVFDLLAQEGLCLGGSSGINIAGAMRLARDLGPGKTIVTILCDYGTRYQSKLFNPAFLREKNLPVPSWLKEDASQALPDISVAS; this is encoded by the coding sequence ATGACCATTCGCGCCGATCTTGCCTCTGCAATTGGCAACACCCCACTGATCAAACTTCGCGCGGCTTCCGACGCAACTGGCTGCACCATTCTTGGCAAAGCCGAATTTCTCAATCCCGGTCAATCGGTGAAGGATCGCGCCGCTCTTTTCATCATCCGTGATGCGGTGGAAAGCGGTGCGCTGCGTCCTGGCGGCACAATCGTTGAAGGTACGGCTGGCAACACGGGCATTGGGCTGGCGCTTGTTGGTGCGTCGATGGGCTTCAAGAGTGTGATTGTGATCCCTGAAACGCAAAGCCAGGAAAAAAAGGACATGTTGCGCCTCGCTGGTGCGCAGCTCGTTGAGGTTCCGGCGGTTCCCTATAAAAACCCCAACAATTATGTCCGTTACTCGCAGCGACTGGCCGAAGAGTTGGCGCACAGCGAACCCAATGGAGCTGTTTGGGCCAATCAGTTCGACAACATCGCCAACCGGCGGGCGCATATCGAAGGGACGGGTCCGGAGATTTGGGCCCAGACCGACGGTAAGGTCGATGGTTTTATCTGCGCGGTCGGAACCGGCGGCACGATGGCTGGCGTCGGGATGGCTCTTCAACCCAAGGGGGTCGGAATCGGTCTGGCTGACCCGCACGGCTCGGCGATCCACTCGTTCTATAAGACCGGCGACTTCAAGGCCGAAGGTGGTTCGATCACCGAAGGGATCGGGCAGGGCCGCGAAACGCAGAATTTGAAAGGATTTAAGCCCGACTACAGCTACTCGATCCCCGACAGTGAAGCGCTTCCGATCGTGTTCGATCTGCTCGCCCAAGAAGGTCTCTGTCTGGGCGGTTCATCAGGGATCAATATCGCCGGCGCGATGCGCCTCGCGCGCGACCTCGGACCGGGCAAAACGATCGTGACGATCCTGTGCGACTACGGAACACGTTACCAGTCGAAGCTCTTCAATCCGGCTTTTCTCCGCGAGAAGAACCTGCCCGTCCCGTCATGGCTAAAAGAGGACGCGTCACAGGCTCTGCCGGACATCTCGGTGGCAAGCTAA
- a CDS encoding LysE family translocator gives MAIDAAFALVLATIIMVLIPGPNLALFVANTLRHGWTVGAITVAGTATGIMLQLALVVLGLTALLAVAASALVWVKWVGVGYLIWLGISTWRSDTPDMAASNPAPRRVSGAFLQGLGLSLLNPKTLFFNAAFVPQFIAPEAGFAGFAVPIALYLTVIVIGDLLWVTAAQRAAPALQRFGALRQKLTGGLFMAAGIGLALARVER, from the coding sequence ATGGCCATTGACGCCGCTTTTGCTCTCGTACTCGCCACGATCATCATGGTCCTGATCCCAGGGCCCAACCTGGCTCTGTTCGTCGCGAACACGCTTCGCCACGGCTGGACGGTCGGCGCAATAACCGTTGCAGGCACCGCCACTGGCATCATGCTTCAGCTGGCTTTGGTCGTTCTGGGTCTCACCGCGCTTTTGGCCGTGGCCGCATCGGCGCTGGTCTGGGTAAAGTGGGTGGGGGTTGGTTACCTGATTTGGTTAGGGATCAGTACCTGGCGGAGCGATACCCCTGACATGGCGGCATCAAACCCCGCGCCACGGCGGGTGTCGGGAGCCTTTCTTCAAGGTCTGGGCCTTTCGCTCCTCAATCCCAAGACGCTGTTTTTTAACGCGGCTTTCGTGCCGCAGTTCATAGCGCCTGAAGCCGGTTTTGCAGGTTTCGCTGTACCGATTGCACTCTATCTGACCGTTATCGTCATCGGTGATCTTTTATGGGTCACAGCAGCCCAGCGTGCCGCACCGGCGCTTCAGCGGTTTGGTGCCCTTCGGCAGAAGCTGACAGGTGGTCTGTTCATGGCCGCCGGCATTGGGCTGGCACTGGCGCGCGTCGAGCGCTGA
- a CDS encoding pyridoxal phosphate-dependent aminotransferase translates to MAFLADALSRIKPSATIAVTNKARELKAAGRDVIGLGAGEPDFDTPDNIKEAAMAAIRDGKTKYTAVDGIPELKAAISAKFARDNELSYETGQITVGTGGKQVLYNALMATLNPGDEVLIPTPYWVSYPDMVLLAGGTPTFVETTLESQFKLTPEALDAAITPKTKWFIFNSPSNPSGAAYSRDELKALTDVLMKHPHVWVMTDDMYEHLVYDDFQFTTPAQIEPGLYERTLTVNGVSKAYAMTGWRIGYAGGPAHLIKAMAKIQSQSTSNPSSISQWAAVEALGGTQDFIEPNNDLFKGRRDLVVGMLNQANGLSCPTPEGAFYVYPSCGGLIGKATPSGKVLESDEDFVTELLESEGVAVVQGSAFGLGPNFRISYATSNEALEEACTRIQRFCGSVA, encoded by the coding sequence ATGGCTTTCCTTGCCGACGCGCTCTCCCGGATTAAACCATCGGCGACCATCGCGGTCACGAACAAGGCGCGGGAGTTGAAAGCTGCGGGTCGCGATGTGATCGGCTTGGGGGCTGGTGAGCCGGACTTCGACACCCCCGATAACATCAAGGAAGCGGCGATGGCTGCGATCCGCGATGGCAAGACGAAATACACCGCGGTGGATGGAATCCCTGAGCTGAAGGCTGCCATCTCAGCGAAGTTCGCACGTGACAATGAATTGTCCTACGAAACGGGTCAGATCACGGTCGGCACGGGCGGAAAGCAGGTGCTCTACAATGCCCTGATGGCGACGTTGAACCCAGGTGATGAGGTCCTGATCCCAACACCTTACTGGGTGAGCTACCCGGATATGGTTCTGCTGGCGGGCGGAACACCCACCTTTGTCGAGACGACACTCGAATCACAGTTCAAGCTCACCCCTGAGGCGCTTGATGCGGCGATCACCCCGAAGACCAAATGGTTCATCTTCAACTCTCCGTCGAACCCCTCTGGCGCCGCTTATTCACGTGACGAGCTGAAGGCTCTGACCGATGTGCTGATGAAGCATCCGCATGTTTGGGTGATGACCGACGATATGTATGAGCATTTAGTCTACGACGATTTCCAGTTCACGACACCTGCGCAAATAGAACCGGGGCTTTATGAGCGGACGCTCACGGTCAATGGCGTCTCCAAAGCCTATGCCATGACCGGGTGGCGGATCGGGTATGCTGGCGGGCCAGCGCATCTGATCAAGGCGATGGCGAAAATCCAGTCGCAGTCAACCTCTAACCCGTCCTCTATTTCGCAATGGGCGGCGGTTGAGGCACTTGGCGGCACGCAGGACTTCATCGAGCCGAACAACGACCTGTTCAAAGGCCGCCGCGATCTGGTGGTTGGTATGCTTAATCAGGCTAACGGTTTGAGCTGTCCCACGCCAGAAGGCGCCTTCTATGTCTACCCGTCCTGCGGGGGTTTGATCGGCAAGGCAACGCCCTCAGGCAAGGTTCTGGAGAGCGATGAAGACTTCGTCACGGAGCTTCTGGAAAGTGAAGGCGTGGCAGTGGTTCAGGGTTCGGCTTTTGGCCTTGGGCCCAACTTTCGGATTTCATATGCGACCTCGAATGAGGCGCTTGAGGAAGCCTGCACACGCATTCAGCGTTTTTGTGGAAGCGTAGCCTGA
- a CDS encoding cupin-like domain-containing protein gives MIFKSFSEQDRKLWGKHIVQLQHTLHENDLFSDETLMDLIDRYPRDQYNLVTMAKPGAPKSFWREGEKGNSSGEDVFKAIENGQLWINMRNTHIVDERYQKLIDTIFGELEGYMPDFKTFKHNLGILVSSPGAQVFYHCDIPGQSLWQVRGKKKVYVYPNTAPFLTEPDMEKIILGETEEEIHYEPWYDEHASVVELEPGQMLHWPLNAPHRVENLGMLNVSITTEHYTKDVTKAYAMRYANGILRSRVGMNPAASIDSPTVYPKMGIAAAFKYGGLQKKRAIQRMVDFRVSKDAPQGMEDIPAYAL, from the coding sequence ATGATCTTCAAATCCTTTTCTGAACAGGACCGGAAGTTGTGGGGCAAGCACATTGTCCAGCTGCAGCATACCTTGCACGAGAACGATCTTTTCTCGGATGAGACGCTGATGGACCTGATCGACCGCTATCCGCGCGACCAGTACAATCTGGTGACCATGGCCAAGCCTGGTGCGCCGAAGTCGTTCTGGCGCGAAGGCGAAAAGGGCAATTCAAGCGGGGAAGACGTGTTCAAGGCCATCGAGAACGGTCAGCTTTGGATCAACATGCGCAACACCCACATTGTCGATGAGCGCTACCAGAAGCTGATCGACACCATCTTTGGCGAGCTTGAAGGCTACATGCCGGACTTCAAGACCTTCAAACACAATCTGGGCATTCTGGTTTCATCGCCGGGGGCGCAGGTCTTCTATCACTGCGATATTCCCGGCCAGTCCCTGTGGCAGGTCCGCGGCAAGAAGAAGGTCTACGTGTACCCAAACACCGCGCCCTTCCTGACCGAGCCGGACATGGAGAAGATCATTCTCGGCGAGACCGAGGAAGAGATCCACTACGAACCCTGGTACGATGAGCACGCTTCTGTCGTCGAGCTTGAGCCGGGGCAGATGCTGCATTGGCCGCTGAACGCGCCGCACCGCGTTGAAAATCTCGGCATGCTGAACGTTTCGATCACGACCGAGCATTACACCAAGGATGTCACCAAGGCTTACGCGATGCGGTACGCCAATGGCATCTTGCGCTCGCGCGTCGGCATGAACCCGGCCGCTTCAATCGATAGCCCGACCGTTTATCCGAAGATGGGGATCGCCGCGGCCTTCAAGTATGGCGGTTTGCAGAAAAAGCGCGCCATCCAACGCATGGTGGATTTTCGCGTATCCAAGGATGCGCCGCAGGGCATGGAAGACATCCCAGCCTACGCGCTGTAA
- a CDS encoding mitochondrial fission ELM1 family protein: MSQTSKAMMEKQASGADLGQALVLTDGKAGDRAQCIGLVERLEMRATEIVISPSLVNRTVGVKGHDSSFDSALISVRSPPSLVVASGRRTVPYLRYLQELWGASTLTVFLKDPRTGLKTADLIWVPAHDRLRGGNVIVTPTGPHRFSTTVRAEAPKKLQARLGKKTERPWLAVLLGGPSGRVRYDRSTCDALEAALRKAVSSGATPIVTASRRTPAALLDAIKAAHPQGWVWDGKDENPLAGMLGACDGFFVTGDSHNMVSEALCAGRQTMVFRPKGLPKKFVQFLDRLECRGAICAPVPLDPEHRQEPIDATPMIAARIREALGELC; encoded by the coding sequence GTGTCACAGACAAGCAAAGCCATGATGGAAAAACAGGCATCCGGCGCGGATCTTGGGCAGGCGCTTGTTCTGACCGACGGCAAGGCTGGCGATCGAGCTCAGTGCATTGGGCTTGTTGAGCGGCTCGAGATGCGAGCAACAGAAATTGTCATCAGTCCTTCTCTGGTGAACCGCACTGTTGGGGTTAAAGGCCATGACAGCTCTTTCGATAGCGCCCTTATCAGCGTGCGTTCCCCGCCGTCGCTGGTCGTTGCTTCGGGGCGGCGCACGGTCCCCTACCTTCGCTATCTGCAGGAGCTATGGGGCGCCTCGACGCTGACTGTTTTCTTGAAAGATCCCAGAACCGGCTTGAAAACTGCCGATCTGATATGGGTTCCCGCACACGACCGGTTGCGCGGGGGAAACGTTATCGTGACACCGACGGGACCGCACAGGTTTTCAACCACCGTCCGGGCCGAAGCGCCAAAAAAGCTGCAAGCACGTCTCGGCAAGAAGACAGAACGCCCATGGCTGGCGGTGCTTCTCGGCGGCCCCAGCGGTCGGGTCCGATATGACCGATCGACATGCGACGCGTTGGAAGCTGCCCTTCGCAAGGCCGTCTCGAGCGGTGCCACACCCATCGTTACCGCATCGCGCCGGACGCCTGCAGCCCTTCTGGACGCAATTAAAGCGGCGCATCCTCAAGGCTGGGTTTGGGATGGCAAGGACGAGAACCCTCTCGCAGGCATGTTAGGGGCTTGCGACGGATTCTTTGTCACGGGAGACAGCCACAACATGGTGTCCGAAGCGCTGTGCGCAGGGCGCCAGACCATGGTTTTTCGACCAAAAGGCCTACCCAAAAAATTCGTTCAGTTCCTCGACAGGTTGGAGTGTCGAGGCGCCATCTGTGCTCCAGTTCCACTCGATCCGGAACACCGGCAGGAGCCTATCGACGCGACCCCGATGATCGCCGCCAGGATACGTGAAGCATTAGGTGAACTTTGTTAG
- a CDS encoding Lrp/AsnC family transcriptional regulator: MKALLDTIDWRILSELQDEGRVTNVELARRVGISAPPCLRRVRALEEAGLIRGYRALLDEKALGFDIVAFAMVGLTNQSEADLIAFEQQVIAWPVVRDCYAISGEVDFILKCTARDFSAFQSFIIDELTTTENIASVKTALTLRRVKDAGVAPLDVEH, translated from the coding sequence ATGAAAGCTCTTCTTGATACAATCGATTGGCGTATTCTGTCTGAATTGCAGGATGAGGGCAGGGTGACGAATGTCGAACTCGCGCGCAGGGTGGGCATCTCGGCGCCGCCTTGCCTGCGCCGGGTCCGCGCGCTTGAAGAGGCGGGCTTGATCCGCGGGTACAGGGCGCTGCTCGACGAGAAAGCGCTGGGCTTCGATATCGTAGCTTTTGCGATGGTGGGTCTGACGAACCAGTCGGAAGCCGACCTCATAGCCTTTGAGCAGCAGGTGATCGCCTGGCCAGTGGTGCGCGACTGTTACGCGATATCAGGTGAGGTTGACTTCATCCTCAAATGTACGGCGCGCGATTTTTCAGCTTTTCAGAGTTTTATCATCGACGAACTGACGACAACGGAGAACATCGCGTCCGTGAAAACCGCCCTGACTCTGCGGCGCGTCAAAGACGCGGGTGTCGCGCCACTTGATGTGGAGCATTAG
- a CDS encoding metalloregulator ArsR/SmtB family transcription factor, translating to MMDSRQIDLTFMALSDPTRRAILARLAEGEASAGELAAPFSMSQPAVTKHLKVLERAKLITVSVDGKRRPRRLNPVPLGEVQAVIQHYQEIWDANFERLDAVLTELQVQEIQGD from the coding sequence ATGATGGACTCTCGGCAGATCGATCTCACCTTCATGGCGCTGTCTGACCCCACCCGGCGTGCGATCCTCGCGCGCTTGGCTGAGGGCGAAGCATCAGCTGGCGAGCTTGCCGCGCCTTTCTCCATGAGCCAACCGGCGGTGACCAAGCACCTCAAAGTGCTCGAACGGGCCAAACTCATCACCGTGTCGGTCGATGGAAAGCGCCGCCCGCGCCGCTTGAACCCTGTACCCCTTGGCGAGGTGCAGGCCGTTATTCAGCACTATCAGGAGATTTGGGATGCCAACTTTGAGCGGCTCGATGCCGTGTTGACCGAACTGCAAGTACAAGAAATCCAGGGAGACTAG
- the greA gene encoding transcription elongation factor GreA: MEKVPMTKQGYEALQVELKKRQSEDRPKIIEAISEARAHGDLSENAEYHAAKEQQSLNEGRINELESFIARADVIDPAKISGDTIKFGAKVRVVDDETEEEKTYIIVGDVEADIKQNKVSLSSPIARALINKKVGDFVEVAAPGGKRELEIIDIGY, translated from the coding sequence ATGGAAAAGGTACCTATGACCAAGCAGGGCTACGAAGCCCTTCAGGTTGAGCTCAAGAAGCGGCAAAGCGAGGATCGCCCGAAAATCATCGAGGCGATTTCAGAAGCGCGCGCGCATGGTGACCTGTCCGAGAACGCCGAATACCACGCCGCAAAGGAACAGCAGAGCCTCAATGAGGGCCGCATCAATGAACTTGAGAGTTTCATCGCGCGGGCTGACGTGATCGACCCAGCCAAGATATCCGGCGATACCATCAAGTTCGGTGCCAAGGTTCGCGTCGTCGACGACGAGACCGAGGAAGAGAAAACCTATATCATCGTCGGTGACGTCGAGGCGGACATCAAGCAGAACAAGGTTTCGCTTTCCTCGCCCATCGCGCGTGCGCTGATCAACAAGAAGGTTGGCGACTTCGTGGAAGTGGCGGCCCCAGGCGGCAAGCGCGAATTGGAAATCATAGACATAGGCTACTGA
- the msrP gene encoding protein-methionine-sulfoxide reductase catalytic subunit MsrP, whose protein sequence is MLIRSPKRWQLPDKAATSESVYLSRRSLMKGALALGAVGTGLSAAPRDAQALFGLFDRDGGNDVPLTVEGDPTANLYPAFANPDFANADRPLTNEMDAATYNNFYEFGSHKGIWRAAQNLETRPWTVVFDGMVEEERTVDIDTLIGAMELEERVYRHRCVEAWAMTVPWTGFAMRDLVAYAKPLSSARYVVMETFNDPDMASGQRQSWYSWPYTEGLTMEEATHELAFMVTGVYGKPMAKQYGAPLRLAVPWKYGFKSVKSLVRFTFTDERPLTFWEEANASEYGFWANVNPEVPHPRWSQATERLLGGEERVPTLLYNGYAEEVAELYSQIDDPRLWM, encoded by the coding sequence ATGCTTATCCGATCGCCCAAGAGGTGGCAGCTGCCAGACAAAGCAGCAACCAGTGAAAGCGTCTATCTGTCCCGCCGTAGTCTGATGAAAGGTGCTCTGGCTCTTGGTGCTGTAGGTACCGGCCTGAGTGCTGCGCCGCGCGACGCACAGGCGCTTTTTGGTCTGTTCGACCGTGACGGAGGCAACGATGTGCCCCTGACGGTTGAAGGGGATCCGACGGCTAACCTTTATCCCGCTTTTGCCAATCCTGATTTCGCCAACGCCGACCGGCCGCTTACCAACGAGATGGATGCGGCAACCTACAACAACTTTTACGAGTTTGGTTCTCACAAGGGTATCTGGCGTGCGGCTCAGAACCTGGAGACCCGGCCGTGGACGGTCGTCTTTGACGGCATGGTCGAGGAGGAACGAACGGTCGATATCGATACGCTTATAGGGGCGATGGAGCTTGAGGAGCGGGTGTATCGCCACCGTTGCGTTGAAGCATGGGCCATGACGGTGCCGTGGACGGGTTTCGCAATGCGCGACCTGGTGGCTTATGCCAAGCCGTTATCGTCGGCACGCTATGTGGTCATGGAAACGTTCAACGACCCTGACATGGCCTCCGGGCAACGGCAGAGCTGGTATTCATGGCCTTACACTGAGGGTCTGACCATGGAAGAGGCAACCCACGAACTGGCGTTTATGGTCACCGGTGTCTACGGCAAGCCCATGGCCAAGCAGTATGGTGCACCGCTTCGCCTCGCTGTGCCTTGGAAATATGGATTTAAGAGCGTCAAATCCCTGGTTCGGTTCACCTTTACCGATGAGCGTCCTCTTACGTTCTGGGAGGAGGCCAACGCCAGCGAGTACGGCTTTTGGGCCAATGTGAACCCAGAGGTGCCGCACCCACGCTGGAGCCAGGCGACCGAACGCCTGCTGGGTGGTGAGGAGCGTGTCCCCACACTGTTGTACAACGGATATGCCGAAGAGGTGGCCGAGCTGTACAGCCAAATCGACGATCCTCGTTTGTGGATGTAG
- the trxB gene encoding thioredoxin-disulfide reductase translates to MSDPIRTKVLIIGSGPAGYTAAIYAARAMLEPVLVSGLQTGGQLTITTDVENYPGFADVIQGPWLMEQMKAQAEHVGTHFVQDIITDVATDQRPFVCTSDSGATYIADSIIIATGAQAKWLGLPSEQTFMGGGVSACATCDGFFYKGKRAAVIGGGNTAVEEALYLANLCSEVTLIHRRDELRAEKILQDRLLKHPKIKVIWNHTVEEFCGETGFPPRITHLRLKNSITGDEMNHPTDGAFVAIGHAPAVSLFEGKVKQKDNGYLWTAPDSTATDVPGIFAAGDVTDDIYRQAVTAAGLGCMAALEAEKFLAAAEVDDAALPITQAAE, encoded by the coding sequence ATGTCTGACCCTATCCGTACCAAGGTCCTGATCATCGGGTCGGGACCGGCGGGCTATACCGCCGCAATCTATGCCGCGCGTGCCATGCTGGAACCGGTGTTGGTTTCCGGCCTTCAAACGGGCGGCCAGCTGACCATCACCACCGATGTCGAAAACTACCCCGGCTTTGCCGACGTCATTCAGGGGCCGTGGCTCATGGAGCAGATGAAGGCGCAAGCGGAGCATGTTGGCACCCACTTTGTGCAGGACATCATCACCGATGTCGCGACCGATCAGCGACCATTTGTTTGCACGTCCGATTCGGGGGCGACCTACATAGCCGACAGCATCATCATCGCGACCGGTGCACAGGCAAAGTGGCTCGGCCTGCCCTCGGAGCAAACCTTCATGGGTGGCGGCGTCTCCGCCTGCGCGACGTGTGACGGCTTCTTCTACAAAGGCAAACGGGCTGCCGTGATCGGCGGCGGCAACACCGCTGTGGAAGAGGCGCTTTACCTGGCCAACCTGTGCAGCGAGGTGACCCTCATCCATCGTCGAGATGAGTTGCGGGCCGAGAAAATCCTACAGGACCGCTTGCTCAAGCATCCCAAGATCAAGGTGATCTGGAACCACACAGTCGAGGAATTCTGCGGCGAAACGGGGTTTCCGCCACGCATCACCCATCTACGCCTTAAAAACAGCATCACCGGGGACGAGATGAACCATCCAACGGATGGCGCGTTCGTTGCGATTGGCCATGCTCCAGCGGTCAGCCTGTTCGAAGGTAAGGTCAAACAGAAAGACAATGGCTATCTATGGACGGCCCCCGACTCGACAGCGACCGATGTCCCCGGCATCTTCGCCGCGGGCGATGTCACCGACGACATCTACCGCCAGGCCGTCACGGCTGCCGGTCTCGGATGTATGGCCGCCTTGGAAGCGGAGAAGTTTCTCGCAGCAGCCGAAGTTGACGACGCAGCCCTGCCTATCACTCAAGCTGCGGAGTAA
- a CDS encoding VOC family protein, which yields MHLGAFSISLPVQDLAKSKAFYEALGFETMGDYSDQGWIILKSGDTIIGLFKGMFEKPMLTFNPGWDQSAKPLESFTDIRDVQAHLKAQGIALDSEVEDGSTGPASVLITDPDGNPILIDQHI from the coding sequence ATGCATCTCGGCGCTTTTTCGATTAGCTTGCCGGTCCAGGACCTCGCCAAGTCAAAGGCGTTCTATGAAGCGCTCGGCTTCGAGACTATGGGCGATTATTCGGATCAGGGATGGATCATCCTCAAGAGCGGTGACACCATTATTGGGCTGTTCAAAGGTATGTTTGAAAAGCCCATGCTGACGTTTAATCCAGGCTGGGATCAAAGCGCCAAGCCATTGGAATCCTTTACAGATATTCGAGACGTTCAAGCACATCTGAAGGCGCAGGGTATTGCGCTTGATTCAGAAGTTGAAGACGGATCAACCGGTCCAGCGAGCGTGCTTATCACCGACCCCGACGGCAACCCAATTCTGATCGATCAGCACATCTAA
- a CDS encoding SRPBCC domain-containing protein, which produces MAKSSVVTVLSDREVQVERRFEAPRTLVWRAFTEPALIQKWMLGPPGFSMPICEMDVRTGGAYRWGWSDGKTSGTFGFHGTYSSVVPMESFAHNEIYDPPQGSGTGAMANEMLVTIRFEDLEDGGTIVTTSMVFENKEARDGALSTGMTDGMEMSYAQLDAQAQSFAGAQ; this is translated from the coding sequence ATGGCCAAGTCGAGTGTTGTCACGGTGCTCAGCGACCGCGAAGTGCAGGTTGAGAGACGCTTTGAGGCCCCCCGCACCCTTGTGTGGAGGGCGTTTACCGAGCCAGCGCTGATCCAGAAATGGATGCTGGGACCGCCGGGATTCTCCATGCCGATTTGCGAAATGGATGTCCGCACGGGCGGCGCGTACCGCTGGGGTTGGAGCGATGGAAAGACGTCTGGAACGTTTGGCTTCCACGGTACTTACTCGTCGGTCGTCCCCATGGAGAGCTTTGCTCACAACGAGATCTACGACCCGCCTCAGGGCTCTGGGACCGGCGCAATGGCGAACGAGATGCTCGTCACCATTCGGTTTGAAGACCTCGAGGACGGTGGCACCATAGTCACAACATCGATGGTGTTTGAGAACAAGGAAGCGCGCGACGGTGCTCTTTCAACCGGCATGACCGACGGAATGGAGATGAGCTACGCGCAGCTTGACGCTCAAGCACAGAGCTTTGCCGGTGCTCAGTAG